Proteins encoded together in one Drosophila albomicans strain 15112-1751.03 chromosome 2R, ASM965048v2, whole genome shotgun sequence window:
- the LOC117574973 gene encoding transcription termination factor 2: protein MGHFQKEIPAPCQCCEIELRSLFIKKYLLMSQINESCVEVGNSPIYTGNITYEDKDNRCPLKLVNSGCTSDELVMDVPSTPANIDDSINSDCQILAPNNEQLIYINLGSDIEDADEIPHGVGNLERVEDEHEAGLVANYASDENAIFVSADIYEREKSNFDELVQNTLKAEKRKVQLESQDKYASDLDAAEKDVLQLNARLALMSQYIDNLRVESEQGNKDKPGPNSEAGAEADEKPSWSHIYAGVNRHRHIAGGSVAEFYQHKTNIISGLKTLYEPDGPPPSASEFTIQPKALLVPLLPHQTTGLKWLLWREAQKVSGGILADDMGLGKTLSIIALIVAANENKRLAMPKVKTDFDYKKSFEHQLQLFNKLKTPWKRINILESDSEDEPDVLPPKRPFLPYEEADDERLLLPNDECTYNAGTLIVCPMSVMSQWAAEATTKVKHKELNVHTYHGPDRRAISVSDLRSMDLVITSYNTLVSEWKRFGSDSRLFSSRWERLVLDEAHIIRNTKTVCFGTVTNIKAQHHWALTGTPIQNCALDCFALLKFLSVPNFKDLTLWRRYLNQGIAGHCRMSYLIKPLMLRRTKLQLQLAGEMPALPPLQVKLIDVQLTPAEINVYQILSAISLRIFAQFLRQREQNNQDLHYYSVQTTPNFIVDEVDSKYKAIYENFLRSIGYDPRERVQGIFILVLLLRLRQFCCHPGLMVKMLCNEFNLSADEDDQDELESEHLNINGQGTIEKSTFSAIKSEKNPVKEESDVSRPSTSSQDTKLNKKERKSNIRTSSPTIGENIIKKEECQSGIKYEEDTLHTSMTMATAMKLLNPSNPIFEFKRDSSKLRMVFEILQKLLQETNDKIIVVSQWTSYLAVIKNRLDEMGHETLDFNGKMDASERSESLSEFNNTSNNKRILLLSLTAGGVGLNLNVANHLLMADLHWNPQLERQAQDRIYRYGQKKPSFIYRLMCKDTVEQRIKALQDYKIEISNVVLNPGQALHISGSNGLSLKDLKKIFGMQ from the exons ATGGGTCATTTTCAAAAGGAAATACCCGCGCCATGCCAATGTTGTGAAATTGAATTGCGttctttgtttataaaaaaatatcttttgaTGTCCCAAATAAATG agAGTTGTGTTGAAGTCGGAAATAGCCCTATTTATACAGGAAACATAACATATGAAGATAAAGACAATCGTTGCCCTTTGAAGTTGGTGAACTCTGGTTGTACGAGTGATGAATTAGTTATGGATGTTCCCAGCACTCCAGCAAACATTGATGACAGTATTAATTCCGACTGTCAAATCTTGGCGCCTAACAATGAACAGCTAATATACATTAATCTTGGCTCCGATATTGAAGATGCTGATGAAATTCCACACGGAGTTGGCAATTTGGAACGAGTGGAGGATGAGCATGAGGCTGGTCTGGTCGCCAATTACGCAAGTGACGAGAATGCCATATTTGTTAGTGCTGACATTTATGAGCGAGAGAAATCCAACTTTGACGAGCTTGTTCAAAACACGCTTAAAGCTGAGAAGCGGAAGGTACAGCTGGAATCTCAAGATAAGTATGCGTCTGATTTGGACGCGGCTGAAAAGGATGTACTCCAGCTAAATGCTCGACTTGCATTGATGTCCCAATACATCGATAATTTGCGAGTGGAAAGTGAACAAGGCAATAAAGATAAACCAGGTCCTAATTCCGAGGCTGGAGCTGAAGCAGATGAGAAGCCCAGTTGGTCACATATATATGCTGGAGTCAATCGACATCGACACATCGCAGGTGGCAGCGTGGCCGAGTTTTATCAACATAAAACCAACATTATCTCTGGGCTGAAG ACGCTCTATGAACCCGACGGGCCTCCGCCCAGTGCATCCGAGTTTACCATACAACCAAAGGCGCTGCTTGtgccgctgctgccacatCAGACCACGGGCCTTAAGTGGTTGTTGTGGCGCGAAGCTCAGAAAGTCAGTGGTGGCATATTGGCTGACGACATGGGGTTGGGTAAAACACTAAGCATAATAGCGCTGATCGTGGCAGCCAACGAAAATAAGCGACTGGCTATGCCTAAAGTCAAAACCGACTTTGATTATAAGAAATCGTTTGAGCATCAACTACAGCTGTTCAATAAACTTAAAACACCTTGGAAACGCATTAATATTCTCGAGAGCGATAGCGAAGATGAACCAGATGTATTACCACCCAAACGCCCATTTCTGCCATACGAAGAAGCTGATGATGAGCGTCTTCTGTTGCCTAACGACGAGTGCACTTACAATGCCGGCACCTTAATCGTCTGTCCCATGAGCGTGATGTCGCAGTGGGCTGCCGAGGCAACCACTAAGGTGAAGCACAAGGAACTTAACGTGCACACGTATCATGGACCAGATCGTCGTGCCATTAGTGTCTCAGACTTGCGCAGTATGGATCTGGTCATCACATCTTACAACACTCTTGTCTCTGAATGGAAGCGTTTTGGCAGCGACTCGCGGCTGTTCAGCTCACGTTGGGAACGTTTGGTGCTTGATGAGGCGCACATCATACGCAACACGAAGACTGTCTGTTTTGGGACCGTCACCAACATTAAGGCCCAGCATCATTGGGCGTTAACTGGAACCCCCATACAGAATTGCGCCTTGGATTGCTTTGCTCTCCTTAAGTTCCTGAGTGTGCCGAATTTTAAAGATCTGACGCTATGGCGTCGCTATCTCAACCAAGGCATTGCCGGTCACTGCCGCATGAGCTATCTGATAAAACCCCTGATGTTGCGACGCAccaagttgcaactgcagttggCAGGGGAAATGCCcgcgctgccgccgctgcagGTGAAACTAATCGATGTACAGTTGACACCGGCAGAAATTAACGTTTATCAAATACTCTCCGCAATATCTTTGAGGATATTTGCTCAGTTCTTGCGGCAACGCGAACAAAACAATCAAGATCTTCACTATTATTCTGTGCAGACCACACCCAACTTTATTGTCGATGAAGTCGATAGTAAATACAAGGCGATATATGAAAATTTCTTACGCTCCATTGGATACGATCCAAGGGAACGTGTTCAaggaattttcattttggttcTTTTACTACGATTACGACAATTCTGCTGTCATCCGGGCCTCATGGTAAAG ATGCTCTGCAATGAGTTTAATTTATCTGCAGATGAGGATGACCAGGACGAGTTGGAAAGTGAGCATCTGAATATCAACGGCCAGGGCACAATTGAGAAGAGCACTTTTAGCGCCATCAAGAGTGAGAAAAATCCAGTTAAAGAAGAAAGTGATGTAAGTCGACCTTCGACATCTTCTCAGgatacaaaattgaataagaaagagagaaaaagtaaTATCAGAACATCATCACCCACCATAggagaaaatataattaaaaaagaagagTGCCAAAGTGGTATTAAATATGAGGAAGACACACTTCATACATCTAtgacaatggcaacggcaatgaAACTATTGAATCCAAGCAATCcgatatttgaatttaaacgCGACTCTTCTAAACTGCGAATGGTATTTGAGATACTGCAAAAGCTGCTCCAAGAGACAAACGATAAAATCATTGTTGTCTCCCAATGGACCAGTTACCTAGCTGTTATTAAAAACCGATTGGATGAGATGGGTCATGAGACACTCGACTTCAATGGCAAAATGGATGCAAGTGAGCGAAGCGAGTCGCTAAGTGAATTCAACAATACGAGCAACAATAAGCGCATCTTGTTGCTCTCATTGACTGCTGGCGGCGTTGGACTC